A single region of the Brassica rapa cultivar Chiifu-401-42 chromosome A03, CAAS_Brap_v3.01, whole genome shotgun sequence genome encodes:
- the LOC103862234 gene encoding putative dihydroflavonol 4-reductase encodes MKILVTGSSGYLGARLCHALLRRGHSVRALVRRTSDVSALPPVSESFELAYGDVTDYRSLTDACSGCEIVFHAAALVEPWLPDPSKFVTVNVGGLKNVLKAVEETKSVQRVIYTSSFFALGSTDGSVANESQVHNERFFCTEYERSKAAADKIAMDAASEGVPIVLLYPGVIYGPGKLTSGNMVAKLIIERFSGRLPGYIGSGNDRCSFSHVDDVVDGHIAAMENGRLGERYLLTGENASFKLVFDMAALITGTKKPIFSIPLWAIDAYGWLSVLVSRITGKLPVISPPSVNVLRHQWAYSCDKAKVELGYNPRSLREGLEEILTWLKDLGLIQY; translated from the exons atgaaaatactggTGACCGGCTCTTCTGGTTACTTAGGCGCACGACTCTGCCACGCCCTCCTCCGTCGCGGCCACTCCGTACGCGCCTTAGTCCGCCGCACCAGCGACGTATCCGCCCTGCCTCCAGTAAGCGAATCATTCGAGCTCGCTTACGGAGACGTAACGGACTACCGTTCTTTAACGGACGCTTGCTCCGGCTGCGAGATCGTTTTCCACGCCGCGGCTTTGGTCGAGCCTTGGCTCCCTGATCCGTCGAAATTCGTAACG GTCAACGTTGGTGGACTCAAGAACGTCTTGAAAGCAGTGGAGGAGACGAAGAGTGTACAGAGGGTTATATACACGTCTTCTTTCTTCGCTCTTGGGTCTACCGATGGATCTGTTGCTAATGAGAGTCAA GTTCATAATGAGAGGTTTTTCTGCACGGAGTATGAGAGATCCAAGGCTGCTGCTGATAAGATTGCTATGGACGCTGCGAGTGAAGGCGTGCCGATAGTTTTGCTGTATCCTGGTGTTATCTATGGTCCGGGCAAGCTCACTTCAGGCAATATGGTTGCTAAATTG ATTATTGAGCGTTTCAGTGGGAGACTACCTGGATACATCGGCTCCGGGAACGATAGATGCTCCTTCAGCCATGTTGATGATGTTGTGGATGGTCATATTGCTGCAATGGAGAATGGTAGGCTTGGTGAAAGATACTTGCTCACCGGAGAAAACGCTTCTTTTAAGCTTGTCTTTGACATGGCTGCACTCATTACTGGAACCAAGAAGCCAATCTTTAGCATTCCCTTATGGGCAATCGATGCGTACGGATGGTTATCTGTTCTAGTCTCTCGGATTACAGGAAAGCTTCCAGTAATTAGTCCTCCG TCAGTGAATGTACTGAGACATCAATGGGCGTACTCATGTGACAAGGCTAAGGTGGAACTTGGTTATAACCCTCGGAGTCTTAGGGAAGGTCTGGAGGAGATACTAACTTGGTTGAAGGACTTGGGCCTCATTCAATACTGA
- the LOC103862231 gene encoding protein TIC 22, chloroplastic, producing MEPSLKPNPFLSFSSFLHTHCNRFASDLSARFEDTKRFAESLTTRRFTPPPFASVSQYPKPSAGTSTATLNPSHVAKALAGTSVFTVSNTNNEFVLISDPAGDKSIGLLCFRQEDAEAFLAQARLRRRELKANAKVVPINLDQVYLLKVEGISFRFLPDPIQIKNAMELKSSASKNGFDGVPVFQSELLVVRKKNKRYCPVYFSKEDIERELSKYTRASRGDQQIMVGSLEDVLRKMERSEKNSGWEDIIFIPPGRSYAQHMQEVIKE from the exons ATGGAACCATCACTAAAACCCAATCCTTTCCTCTCCTTCTCCTCTTTCCTCCACACCCACTGTAATCGCTTCGCCTCCGACCTCTCCGCCCGTTTCGAAGACACCAAACGCTTCGCCGAATCCCTAACCACTCGACGTTTCACTCCTCCGCCCTTCGCCTCCGTCTCTCAGTACCCCAAGCCTTCCGCTGGAACCTCAACTGCTACTTTGAACCCATCTCACGTCGCTAAAGCTCTCGCTGGAACCTCCGTGTTTACGGTCAGCAACACCAATAACGAGTTCGTTCTCATCTCGGATCCTGCCGGCGACAAGTCTATCGGTTTGCTCTGTTTCCGCCAAGAGGATGCTGAAGCTTTTCTCGCTCAG GCGCGCCTCCGGAGAAGAGAGTTGAAAGCCAATGCTAAGGTTGTTCCCATCAATCTGGACCAG gtgTACTTGTTAAAAGTTGAGGGGATTTCTTTTCGCTTCTTGCCAGACCCGATCCAAATAAAGAATGCAATGGAG CTCAAATCCTCAGCTAGTAAGAATGGGTTTGATGGAGTTCCGGTATTCCAG TCTGAGCTTCTTGTTGTGCGGAAAAAGAATAAACGTTACTGCCCTGTATATTTCAGTAAG GAAGATATAGAGAGGGAACTTTCAAAGTATACAAGAGCTTCAAGAGGAGATCAACAAATTATG GTTGGGAGTTTGGAGGATGTCTTGAGGAAAATGGAG AGGAGCGAGAAGAATTCAGGTTGGGAAGATATAATATTCATTCCACCAGGAAGAAGTTATGCACAACACATGCAGGAGGTGATCAAAGAGTAA
- the LOC103862230 gene encoding B3 domain-containing protein REM16 isoform X2 produces the protein MEENCEDCMRWEEQLYWNHFQTVHFSQLLLPGFHNRLAIPKKFSTYCKRKLAKIVTLKSPSGTKYNVGLEEDDEKTLAFRCGWDKFVKDHSLHESDLLVFKFNGSSEFEVLIFDGDTLCEKPTSYFVRKCGHAAEKTSRVTDFTATSSRSPKRYISIADDVETTVKISPVGNELDDLIDIDTMLPQTGTDQEEHSNSDIDTDSGQLPVISPTSKGPISEGKYPIGVFKKMRGQISINDPDRKAGGSRKRIGEINKKKALSLAKRAVSTKGFLVVMKRSHVVSKCFLYVPVQWSARNMSREPQDVVMQVGERKWHLKFKYYGSKGRGGVSVGWKKFVRDNNLCEGDVCVFEPAKPEAKPFHLDVYIFRAAEAESSNNG, from the exons atggaagaGAACTGCGAAGATTGCATGAGATGGGAAGAACAACTCTACTGGAATCATTTTCAAACCGTCCATTTCTCTCAGCTTCTCCTTCCTGGCTTTCACAATCGCCTT GCCATACCTAAAAAGTTTTCCACATATTGCAAAAGGAAGCTGGCTAAGATTGTAACTCTCAAAAGTCCTAGTGGAACCAAATACAACGTGGGGTTagaggaagatgatgaaaaGACTCTGGCTTTTCGCTGTGGGTGGGACAAGTTTGTGAAAGATCATTCTCTCCATGAGAGTGATCTCTTAGTCTTCAAGTTCAACGGATCATCTGAGTTCGAAGTACTGATCTTCGATGGAGACACCTTATGCGAGAAACCCACTTCTTATTTCGTCAGAAAATGTGGACATGCAGCAGAGAAGACCAGCAGAGTTACAGATTTCACTGCAACCTCTTCAAGATCTCCTAAGAGATACATTAGCATCGCTGATGATGTTGAAACTACTGTGAAAATATCTCCAGTTGGTAATGAGCTAGATGATCTCATTGATATTGATACAATGTTACCTCAGACTGGTACTGACCAAGAGGAACACAGTAACTCTGACATTGACACAGACTCTGGCCAGCTTCCTGTCATATCTCCAACTAGTAAAGGGCCCATCAGTGAAGGGAAGTATCCCATTGGTGTTTTTAAGAAGATGCGAGGACAAATAAGTATCAATGATCCCGATCGTAAAGCTG GTGGTAGCAGAAAAAGAATAGGTGAGATTAACAAAAAGAAAGCCTTATCTCTGGCTAAAAGAGCCGTTTCGACGAAAGGTTTCTTGGTGGTCATGAAACGCTCTCATGTGGTATCAAAGTGTTTCCtg tATGTCCCTGTCCAATGGAGCGCTAGGAACATGTCTCGTGAACCTCAGGATGTAGTGATGCAGGTGGGTGAAAGAAAATGGCACTTGAAGTTTAAATATTACGGATCTAAAGGTCGTGGTGGGGTTTCAGTGGGGTGGAAGAAGTTTGTAAGAGACAACAACTTGTGTGAAGGTGATGTCTGTGTGTTTGAGCCAGCCAAACCCGAGGCTAAACCGTTTCATCTCGATGTTTATATCTTTCGCGCTGCAGAAGCGGAAAGTAGCAACAATGGTTGA
- the LOC103862230 gene encoding B3 domain-containing protein REM16 isoform X1: MEENCEDCMRWEEQLYWNHFQTVHFSQLLLPGFHNRLAIPKKFSTYCKRKLAKIVTLKSPSGTKYNVGLEEDDEKTLAFRCGWDKFVKDHSLHESDLLVFKFNGSSEFEVLIFDGDTLCEKPTSYFVRKCGHAAEKTSRVTDFTATSSRSPKRYISIADDVETTVKISPVGNELDDLIDIDTMLPQTGTDQEEHSNSDIDTDSGQLPVISPTSKGPISEGKYPIGVFKKMRGQISINDPDRKADVEMIPGGSRKRIGEINKKKALSLAKRAVSTKGFLVVMKRSHVVSKCFLYVPVQWSARNMSREPQDVVMQVGERKWHLKFKYYGSKGRGGVSVGWKKFVRDNNLCEGDVCVFEPAKPEAKPFHLDVYIFRAAEAESSNNG, encoded by the exons atggaagaGAACTGCGAAGATTGCATGAGATGGGAAGAACAACTCTACTGGAATCATTTTCAAACCGTCCATTTCTCTCAGCTTCTCCTTCCTGGCTTTCACAATCGCCTT GCCATACCTAAAAAGTTTTCCACATATTGCAAAAGGAAGCTGGCTAAGATTGTAACTCTCAAAAGTCCTAGTGGAACCAAATACAACGTGGGGTTagaggaagatgatgaaaaGACTCTGGCTTTTCGCTGTGGGTGGGACAAGTTTGTGAAAGATCATTCTCTCCATGAGAGTGATCTCTTAGTCTTCAAGTTCAACGGATCATCTGAGTTCGAAGTACTGATCTTCGATGGAGACACCTTATGCGAGAAACCCACTTCTTATTTCGTCAGAAAATGTGGACATGCAGCAGAGAAGACCAGCAGAGTTACAGATTTCACTGCAACCTCTTCAAGATCTCCTAAGAGATACATTAGCATCGCTGATGATGTTGAAACTACTGTGAAAATATCTCCAGTTGGTAATGAGCTAGATGATCTCATTGATATTGATACAATGTTACCTCAGACTGGTACTGACCAAGAGGAACACAGTAACTCTGACATTGACACAGACTCTGGCCAGCTTCCTGTCATATCTCCAACTAGTAAAGGGCCCATCAGTGAAGGGAAGTATCCCATTGGTGTTTTTAAGAAGATGCGAGGACAAATAAGTATCAATGATCCCGATCGTAAAGCTG ATGTTGAAATGATTCCAGGTGGTAGCAGAAAAAGAATAGGTGAGATTAACAAAAAGAAAGCCTTATCTCTGGCTAAAAGAGCCGTTTCGACGAAAGGTTTCTTGGTGGTCATGAAACGCTCTCATGTGGTATCAAAGTGTTTCCtg tATGTCCCTGTCCAATGGAGCGCTAGGAACATGTCTCGTGAACCTCAGGATGTAGTGATGCAGGTGGGTGAAAGAAAATGGCACTTGAAGTTTAAATATTACGGATCTAAAGGTCGTGGTGGGGTTTCAGTGGGGTGGAAGAAGTTTGTAAGAGACAACAACTTGTGTGAAGGTGATGTCTGTGTGTTTGAGCCAGCCAAACCCGAGGCTAAACCGTTTCATCTCGATGTTTATATCTTTCGCGCTGCAGAAGCGGAAAGTAGCAACAATGGTTGA
- the LOC103862229 gene encoding cell division cycle 20.1, cofactor of APC complex isoform X2: protein MDAGMNTSTHLKAQARCPLQEHFLPRKNSKENLDRFIPNRSAMDFDYAHYALTEGNKGKDQVSSPSREAYRKQLAETMNLNHTRILAFRNKPLAPVELLPTDHSASLHQQPKSVKPRRYIPQTSERTLDAPDIVDDFYLNLLDWGSANVLAIALGHTVYLWDASTGSTSELVTIDEEKGPVTSINWAPDGRHVAVGLNNSEVQLWDSGSNRQLRTLKGCHQSRVGSLAWNNHILTTGGMDGQIVNNDVRIRSHIVETYRGHTQEVCGLKWSGSGQQLASGGNDNVVHIWDRSVASSNSTTQWLHRLEEHTSAVKATGGGGGDRTIKFWNTHTGACLNSVDTGSQVCSLLWSKNERELLSSHGFTQNQLTLWKYPSMVKMAELTGHTSRVLYMAQSPDGCTVASAAGDETLRFWNVFGVPETAKKAAPKAAHEPFSHVNRIR, encoded by the exons ATGGATGCAGGTATGAACACATCTACGCACTTGAAGGCTCAAGCTCGTTGCCCTCTTCAAGAACACTTCCTTCCCCGCAAAAATTCCAAGGaaaat CTGGACAGATTCATACCAAACCGATCAGCTATGGACTTCGACTACGCTCACTACGCTCTTACCGAAGGAAACAAAGGTAAGGATCAGGTAAGCTCACCATCCAGAGAGGCCTACAGGAAGCAACTCGCTGAGACCATGAACCTGAACCACACCAGGATCCTCGCCTTCAGGAACAAACCTCTAGCTCCTGTTGAGTTGCTTCCCACCGACCACTCTGCCTCTCTTCACCAGCAACCCAAATCCGTTAAGCCAAGAAGATACATTCCTCAG ACTTCTGAGAGGACACTGGATGCTCCTGACATTGTGGATGACTTCTACCTCAACTTGCTTGACTGGGGAAGTGCTAATGTCTTGGCCATTGCGTTGGGACACACTGTTTATCTCTGGGATGCTTCCACTGGCTCCACTTCTGAGCTTGTCACTATTGATGAGGAGAAGGGACCAGTGACGAGTATCAACTGGGCGCCTGATGGTCGTCATGTTGCTGTTGGGCTCAACAACTCTGAAGTCCAGCTGTGGGATTCTGGATCCAACCGTCAA CTGAGAACATTGAAAGGTTGCCACCAGTCTAGAGTAGGATCACTGGCGTGGAACAACCACATCCTCACAACGGGAGGGATGGACGGACAGATCGTTAACAACGACGTGCGCATCAGATCACATATCGTGGAGACTTACAGGGGCCACACTCAAGAGGTTTGTGGCCTCAAGTGGTCAGGATCCGGACAGCAGCTAGCGAGCGGCGGCAACGACAATGTGGTACACATATGGGACCGTTCCGTGGCCTCCTCGAACTCGACCACGCAGTGGCTGCACAGGCTTGAGGAGCATACGTCTGCTGTGAA GGCGACTggcggtggtggaggagatAGGACGATTAAGTTCTGGAACACTCACACGGGGGCTTGTTTGAACTCGGTGGACACTGGCTCCCAAGTTTGTTCGTTGTTGTGGAGTAAGAATGAGAGAGAGTTGCTTAGCTCGCATGGGTTTACGCAGAACCAGCTTACGTTGTGGAAGTATCCGTCGATGGTGAAGATGGCTGAGCTCACTGGGCATACGTCAAGAGTTCTATATATGGCCCAG AGTCCAGATGGTTGTACAGTAGCTTCAGCAGCAGGAGACGAGACTTTGAGGTTCTGGAATGTTTTCGGAGTACCAGAGACGGCCAAAAAAGCTGCTCCAAAAGCAGCTCATGAGCCGTTTTCTCATGTGAACCGTATTCGTTGA
- the LOC103862228 gene encoding eukaryotic translation initiation factor 3 subunit K: protein MESPKEQSSYTVEQLVAVNPFNPEILPDLENYVNEQVTLQTYSLDANLCLLRLYQFEPERMNTHVVARILIKALMAMPTPDFSLCLFLIPERVQMDEQCKALIVLSHYLETGRFQQFWDEAAKNRHFLESVPGFEQAIQAYASHLLSLSYQKVPRSVLAEAVNMDGASLDKFIEHQVANSGWIVEKEDGSIVLPQNEFNHPELKKNAGENVPLEHIARIFPILG from the exons ATGGAGTCACCTAAGGAACAGAGCTCTTACACAGTTGAGCAGCTCGTCGCCGTCAATCCCTTCAACCCTGAAATCTTACCTGATCTCGAAAACTATGTCAACGAGCAG GTTACGTTGCAAACGTATAGTCTGGATGCAAATCTATGCTTGCTCCGTCTCTACCAG TTTGAGCCTGAGCGTATGAATACTCATGTTGTGGCTCGTATCTTGATCAAG gcTCTTATGGCTATGCCTACTCCAGACTTCAGCCTTTGCCTCTTCTTGATTCCCGAACGAGTG CAAATGGACGAGCAGTGCAAGGCACTTATTGTTCTCTCACATTACCTTGAG ACTGGGAGGTTCCAACAGTTCTGGGATGAAGCTGCCAAGAACCGTCACTTTCTCGAGTCTGTTCCTG GTTTTGAGCAAGCTATCCAAGCATATGCAAGTCACCTTCTTAGCTTAAGCTACCAAAAGGTTCCAAGATCTGTGCTTGCCGAG GCTGTTAACATGGATGGTGCATCCCTAGACAAGTTCATCGAGCACCAAGTGGCTAACAGTGGATGGATTGTTGAGAAAGAAGATGGAAGTATCGTCTTACCACAGAATGAATTTAACCATCCGGAACTAAAGAAAAACGCAGGTGAGAATGTTCCCTTGGAACACATCGCCCGCATCTTCCCCATCCTTGGTTGA
- the LOC103862229 gene encoding cell division cycle 20.1, cofactor of APC complex isoform X3, whose amino-acid sequence MDFDYAHYALTEGNKGKDQVSSPSREAYRKQLAETMNLNHTRILAFRNKPLAPVELLPTDHSASLHQQPKSVKPRRYIPQTSERTLDAPDIVDDFYLNLLDWGSANVLAIALGHTVYLWDASTGSTSELVTIDEEKGPVTSINWAPDGRHVAVGLNNSEVQLWDSGSNRQLRTLKGCHQSRVGSLAWNNHILTTGGMDGQIVNNDVRIRSHIVETYRGHTQEVCGLKWSGSGQQLASGGNDNVVHIWDRSVASSNSTTQWLHRLEEHTSAVKALAWCPFQANLLATGGGGGDRTIKFWNTHTGACLNSVDTGSQVCSLLWSKNERELLSSHGFTQNQLTLWKYPSMVKMAELTGHTSRVLYMAQSPDGCTVASAAGDETLRFWNVFGVPETAKKAAPKAAHEPFSHVNRIR is encoded by the exons ATGGACTTCGACTACGCTCACTACGCTCTTACCGAAGGAAACAAAGGTAAGGATCAGGTAAGCTCACCATCCAGAGAGGCCTACAGGAAGCAACTCGCTGAGACCATGAACCTGAACCACACCAGGATCCTCGCCTTCAGGAACAAACCTCTAGCTCCTGTTGAGTTGCTTCCCACCGACCACTCTGCCTCTCTTCACCAGCAACCCAAATCCGTTAAGCCAAGAAGATACATTCCTCAG ACTTCTGAGAGGACACTGGATGCTCCTGACATTGTGGATGACTTCTACCTCAACTTGCTTGACTGGGGAAGTGCTAATGTCTTGGCCATTGCGTTGGGACACACTGTTTATCTCTGGGATGCTTCCACTGGCTCCACTTCTGAGCTTGTCACTATTGATGAGGAGAAGGGACCAGTGACGAGTATCAACTGGGCGCCTGATGGTCGTCATGTTGCTGTTGGGCTCAACAACTCTGAAGTCCAGCTGTGGGATTCTGGATCCAACCGTCAA CTGAGAACATTGAAAGGTTGCCACCAGTCTAGAGTAGGATCACTGGCGTGGAACAACCACATCCTCACAACGGGAGGGATGGACGGACAGATCGTTAACAACGACGTGCGCATCAGATCACATATCGTGGAGACTTACAGGGGCCACACTCAAGAGGTTTGTGGCCTCAAGTGGTCAGGATCCGGACAGCAGCTAGCGAGCGGCGGCAACGACAATGTGGTACACATATGGGACCGTTCCGTGGCCTCCTCGAACTCGACCACGCAGTGGCTGCACAGGCTTGAGGAGCATACGTCTGCTGTGAAGGCTCTCGCGTGGTGCCCTTTCCAGGCGAATCTGCTGGCGACTggcggtggtggaggagatAGGACGATTAAGTTCTGGAACACTCACACGGGGGCTTGTTTGAACTCGGTGGACACTGGCTCCCAAGTTTGTTCGTTGTTGTGGAGTAAGAATGAGAGAGAGTTGCTTAGCTCGCATGGGTTTACGCAGAACCAGCTTACGTTGTGGAAGTATCCGTCGATGGTGAAGATGGCTGAGCTCACTGGGCATACGTCAAGAGTTCTATATATGGCCCAG AGTCCAGATGGTTGTACAGTAGCTTCAGCAGCAGGAGACGAGACTTTGAGGTTCTGGAATGTTTTCGGAGTACCAGAGACGGCCAAAAAAGCTGCTCCAAAAGCAGCTCATGAGCCGTTTTCTCATGTGAACCGTATTCGTTGA
- the LOC103862229 gene encoding cell division cycle 20.1, cofactor of APC complex isoform X1: MDAGMNTSTHLKAQARCPLQEHFLPRKNSKENLDRFIPNRSAMDFDYAHYALTEGNKGKDQVSSPSREAYRKQLAETMNLNHTRILAFRNKPLAPVELLPTDHSASLHQQPKSVKPRRYIPQTSERTLDAPDIVDDFYLNLLDWGSANVLAIALGHTVYLWDASTGSTSELVTIDEEKGPVTSINWAPDGRHVAVGLNNSEVQLWDSGSNRQLRTLKGCHQSRVGSLAWNNHILTTGGMDGQIVNNDVRIRSHIVETYRGHTQEVCGLKWSGSGQQLASGGNDNVVHIWDRSVASSNSTTQWLHRLEEHTSAVKALAWCPFQANLLATGGGGGDRTIKFWNTHTGACLNSVDTGSQVCSLLWSKNERELLSSHGFTQNQLTLWKYPSMVKMAELTGHTSRVLYMAQSPDGCTVASAAGDETLRFWNVFGVPETAKKAAPKAAHEPFSHVNRIR; the protein is encoded by the exons ATGGATGCAGGTATGAACACATCTACGCACTTGAAGGCTCAAGCTCGTTGCCCTCTTCAAGAACACTTCCTTCCCCGCAAAAATTCCAAGGaaaat CTGGACAGATTCATACCAAACCGATCAGCTATGGACTTCGACTACGCTCACTACGCTCTTACCGAAGGAAACAAAGGTAAGGATCAGGTAAGCTCACCATCCAGAGAGGCCTACAGGAAGCAACTCGCTGAGACCATGAACCTGAACCACACCAGGATCCTCGCCTTCAGGAACAAACCTCTAGCTCCTGTTGAGTTGCTTCCCACCGACCACTCTGCCTCTCTTCACCAGCAACCCAAATCCGTTAAGCCAAGAAGATACATTCCTCAG ACTTCTGAGAGGACACTGGATGCTCCTGACATTGTGGATGACTTCTACCTCAACTTGCTTGACTGGGGAAGTGCTAATGTCTTGGCCATTGCGTTGGGACACACTGTTTATCTCTGGGATGCTTCCACTGGCTCCACTTCTGAGCTTGTCACTATTGATGAGGAGAAGGGACCAGTGACGAGTATCAACTGGGCGCCTGATGGTCGTCATGTTGCTGTTGGGCTCAACAACTCTGAAGTCCAGCTGTGGGATTCTGGATCCAACCGTCAA CTGAGAACATTGAAAGGTTGCCACCAGTCTAGAGTAGGATCACTGGCGTGGAACAACCACATCCTCACAACGGGAGGGATGGACGGACAGATCGTTAACAACGACGTGCGCATCAGATCACATATCGTGGAGACTTACAGGGGCCACACTCAAGAGGTTTGTGGCCTCAAGTGGTCAGGATCCGGACAGCAGCTAGCGAGCGGCGGCAACGACAATGTGGTACACATATGGGACCGTTCCGTGGCCTCCTCGAACTCGACCACGCAGTGGCTGCACAGGCTTGAGGAGCATACGTCTGCTGTGAAGGCTCTCGCGTGGTGCCCTTTCCAGGCGAATCTGCTGGCGACTggcggtggtggaggagatAGGACGATTAAGTTCTGGAACACTCACACGGGGGCTTGTTTGAACTCGGTGGACACTGGCTCCCAAGTTTGTTCGTTGTTGTGGAGTAAGAATGAGAGAGAGTTGCTTAGCTCGCATGGGTTTACGCAGAACCAGCTTACGTTGTGGAAGTATCCGTCGATGGTGAAGATGGCTGAGCTCACTGGGCATACGTCAAGAGTTCTATATATGGCCCAG AGTCCAGATGGTTGTACAGTAGCTTCAGCAGCAGGAGACGAGACTTTGAGGTTCTGGAATGTTTTCGGAGTACCAGAGACGGCCAAAAAAGCTGCTCCAAAAGCAGCTCATGAGCCGTTTTCTCATGTGAACCGTATTCGTTGA
- the LOC103862229 gene encoding cell division cycle 20.2, cofactor of APC complex isoform X4 produces the protein MIWFCIVSAGQIHTKPISYGLRLRSLRSYRRKQRILAFRNKPLAPVELLPTDHSASLHQQPKSVKPRRYIPQTSERTLDAPDIVDDFYLNLLDWGSANVLAIALGHTVYLWDASTGSTSELVTIDEEKGPVTSINWAPDGRHVAVGLNNSEVQLWDSGSNRQLRTLKGCHQSRVGSLAWNNHILTTGGMDGQIVNNDVRIRSHIVETYRGHTQEVCGLKWSGSGQQLASGGNDNVVHIWDRSVASSNSTTQWLHRLEEHTSAVKALAWCPFQANLLATGGGGGDRTIKFWNTHTGACLNSVDTGSQVCSLLWSKNERELLSSHGFTQNQLTLWKYPSMVKMAELTGHTSRVLYMAQSPDGCTVASAAGDETLRFWNVFGVPETAKKAAPKAAHEPFSHVNRIR, from the exons ATGATTTGGTTTTGTATTGTATCAGCTGGACAGATTCATACCAAACCGATCAGCTATGGACTTCGACTACGCTCACTACGCTCTTACCGAAGGAAACAAAG GATCCTCGCCTTCAGGAACAAACCTCTAGCTCCTGTTGAGTTGCTTCCCACCGACCACTCTGCCTCTCTTCACCAGCAACCCAAATCCGTTAAGCCAAGAAGATACATTCCTCAG ACTTCTGAGAGGACACTGGATGCTCCTGACATTGTGGATGACTTCTACCTCAACTTGCTTGACTGGGGAAGTGCTAATGTCTTGGCCATTGCGTTGGGACACACTGTTTATCTCTGGGATGCTTCCACTGGCTCCACTTCTGAGCTTGTCACTATTGATGAGGAGAAGGGACCAGTGACGAGTATCAACTGGGCGCCTGATGGTCGTCATGTTGCTGTTGGGCTCAACAACTCTGAAGTCCAGCTGTGGGATTCTGGATCCAACCGTCAA CTGAGAACATTGAAAGGTTGCCACCAGTCTAGAGTAGGATCACTGGCGTGGAACAACCACATCCTCACAACGGGAGGGATGGACGGACAGATCGTTAACAACGACGTGCGCATCAGATCACATATCGTGGAGACTTACAGGGGCCACACTCAAGAGGTTTGTGGCCTCAAGTGGTCAGGATCCGGACAGCAGCTAGCGAGCGGCGGCAACGACAATGTGGTACACATATGGGACCGTTCCGTGGCCTCCTCGAACTCGACCACGCAGTGGCTGCACAGGCTTGAGGAGCATACGTCTGCTGTGAAGGCTCTCGCGTGGTGCCCTTTCCAGGCGAATCTGCTGGCGACTggcggtggtggaggagatAGGACGATTAAGTTCTGGAACACTCACACGGGGGCTTGTTTGAACTCGGTGGACACTGGCTCCCAAGTTTGTTCGTTGTTGTGGAGTAAGAATGAGAGAGAGTTGCTTAGCTCGCATGGGTTTACGCAGAACCAGCTTACGTTGTGGAAGTATCCGTCGATGGTGAAGATGGCTGAGCTCACTGGGCATACGTCAAGAGTTCTATATATGGCCCAG AGTCCAGATGGTTGTACAGTAGCTTCAGCAGCAGGAGACGAGACTTTGAGGTTCTGGAATGTTTTCGGAGTACCAGAGACGGCCAAAAAAGCTGCTCCAAAAGCAGCTCATGAGCCGTTTTCTCATGTGAACCGTATTCGTTGA
- the LOC103862232 gene encoding non-specific lipid-transfer protein 11 gives MTNITSKTWTMLLFVITLLMVIAYHEGEAISCSQINMFLAPCLSYLRGGGNPSQPCCAGLNSLKAAAPGKAERQTACQCLKSVSNTIPGINDDNAKQLPSKCGVDLGVPFSKSVDCNSIN, from the exons ATGACGAACATTACTTCTAAAACATGGACCATGTTACTGTTTGTCATCACACTTTTAATGGTGATTGCGTACCATGAGGGAGAAGCCATATCATGTTCGCAGATAAACATGTTTTTAGCACCATGTTTGTCTTATCTAAGAGGTGGAGGAAACCCATCTCAACCGTGTTGCGCCGGTCTTAATAGCCTAAAAGCCGCTGCGCCTGGGAAGGCAGAAAGACAAACAGCTTGTCAATGCTTGAAGAGCGTATCTAATACAATCCCTGGAATCAACGATGATAATGCCAAACAACTACCTTCTAAATGTGGTGTTGACTTAGGTGTTCCTTTCTCTAAGAGTGTGGACTGTAACAG CATAAACTGA